In the genome of Bacteroidota bacterium, the window TCCTATGACTATTCAAATCGTGTAGATAAAATAGGTGATGTGCGTATATCTTATGATTACTCAAACAGAGTTGATAAAATCGGGGACACTCGTATTTCTTATGACTATTCAAATCGTGTAGATAAAATTGGTGACACTCGTATTTCTTATGACTATTCAAATCGAGTAGATAAGGTTGGTGACACTCGTATTTCTTATGACTATTCAAGCAAAATGGATAAAATCGGTGATACTCGTATTTCTTACAATACAAATGGAAGCATTGAAAAAATAGGAAATGTTTACGTATCTCATTGAATTTAAAAATGAAATATTCTTTAAACCAATACTAATATGCGCACTTCAATAAAAATCATTGTAATCATTGGAATTTTAATCGTTTCTTCCCTGATTGGCATGGCAATAAACGGTGGAAAAAGCAATAGCCGAGCACCGATGTTTGTGGTTGTTGGGGCAATTGCTGCTATAGGTGCAGTTTGGAAATATAATCCAGATGCTAAAAAAGATGCATCAGCCGACAAACAAGAACTTGATAAAAAGACTTAAGTATGTTTGTCGACTATTACGCTATTCTTGAAATAAAAGAAACTGCAACTTTTGAAGAAATCAAATCAGCTTTTCGGAAACAAGCAATTAAGTGGCACCCCGACAGAAATCACGGTAAGGATACAACAAAGAACATGCAGTTAATCAATGAAGCGTATTTAATTCTCAAAGACACCGAAGCAAGAAACAGGTACAATACAGAATATCAGCAGTTCAAAGCATTTAGAAGAGCAGCAGAACCTAAAAAAGAAAAACAAGAAACAAAGAGTGAGCAAGAATATTATACAAGACCTCAAGAAGAAAAGAAAAAACCAGAACCCGAGCCGAAGTTTGAATATGCTGAATACTTTGCAAAAGACGATATTCTAAAACGTTGGATGGATAATGCAAAACGGCAAGCCGTTGAATTAGCTAAACAGACCATAAAAGATTTCGCAGGCATGGTTGCGGTTGGGGCAAAAAAAGGAGCAAAAGCTGCGGGACAAATGTTGATATTTCAAATTGCCATTGGCTTTATTTTTTTAATCATATTCGCTTCATCTAAAAGTTGTAATTAATGAAACAGTTAATATTCTCTTATTTAATCCTTTTGATTTTCATAAGTTGTCAGTCCGGCGAAAATGAAAAATCTAATTCTAAAAACTTGGGTGAAAACAACACCAATGAAATTGAAATCGCATCCAAATTTTGTATGTTCTCTACAAAAAATGACTTGAAAAGTGAAGGGATAAATATGGAATTACCATATCCATGCGAATGGACGATTATTAGTGGGCAAAATCAAAATGTAGTAAAAAAATTTCAAAAGGTTTTAGCTGATGGTTCTG includes:
- a CDS encoding J domain-containing protein; this translates as MFVDYYAILEIKETATFEEIKSAFRKQAIKWHPDRNHGKDTTKNMQLINEAYLILKDTEARNRYNTEYQQFKAFRRAAEPKKEKQETKSEQEYYTRPQEEKKKPEPEPKFEYAEYFAKDDILKRWMDNAKRQAVELAKQTIKDFAGMVAVGAKKGAKAAGQMLIFQIAIGFIFLIIFASSKSCN